One Phycisphaera mikurensis NBRC 102666 DNA window includes the following coding sequences:
- a CDS encoding pyridoxal-phosphate-dependent aminotransferase family protein, translated as MLDLPTRHLHGPGPSPVPPSVLEALGQPCIGHMDPAFMRVMNEVREMLQQVFGTENEMTLACSGTGSAGAEMLMDNLVEPGDACLIGVNGVFGGRLTDKARRAGGVVTNLHADWGQSFSRTLIKEKVAELKPKIVCFVHAETSTGTLQPFEGLADAVHEHGGLLVMDCVTSLAGRPVELDAWGVDAAYSGTQKCLSCPPGLSPVSLSERAMEKVRSRKTKPNSWYLDLNLVGNYWSGSRAYHHTAPVNMNFALHEALRLVLEEGLEVRYARHRRVHERLKAGLETRGFRYASDPEWTLPMLNLVSIPDRVDDEAAVRKRLLLDHHLEIGGGLGALAGKCWRIGLMGHGATDEAVDRILAGLDAVL; from the coding sequence ATGCTCGACCTCCCCACGCGCCACCTCCACGGCCCCGGCCCCTCTCCCGTCCCGCCGTCCGTGCTCGAAGCGCTCGGGCAGCCGTGCATCGGCCACATGGACCCCGCGTTCATGCGGGTGATGAACGAGGTCCGGGAGATGCTGCAGCAGGTTTTCGGAACGGAGAACGAGATGACGCTCGCCTGCTCGGGCACGGGCTCCGCCGGCGCCGAGATGCTGATGGACAACCTCGTCGAGCCCGGCGACGCCTGCCTCATCGGCGTCAACGGCGTGTTCGGCGGCCGCCTCACCGACAAGGCACGCCGGGCCGGCGGCGTCGTGACGAACCTGCACGCCGATTGGGGCCAGAGCTTCTCCCGCACGCTCATCAAGGAGAAAGTTGCGGAGCTGAAGCCCAAGATCGTCTGCTTCGTCCACGCCGAGACCTCCACCGGCACGCTGCAACCCTTCGAGGGCCTCGCCGATGCCGTCCACGAACACGGCGGCCTGCTGGTGATGGACTGCGTGACCTCGCTGGCCGGGCGGCCGGTCGAGCTGGACGCCTGGGGCGTGGACGCCGCGTACAGCGGCACGCAGAAGTGCCTGTCCTGCCCGCCGGGCCTCTCGCCGGTGTCGCTGTCCGAGCGTGCGATGGAGAAGGTGCGCTCGCGGAAGACCAAGCCGAACTCCTGGTACCTCGACCTCAACCTCGTGGGCAACTACTGGAGCGGCAGCCGGGCGTACCACCACACCGCCCCGGTCAACATGAACTTCGCGCTGCACGAGGCCCTCCGGCTCGTGCTCGAAGAGGGCCTGGAGGTTCGCTACGCCCGGCACCGGCGCGTCCACGAGAGGCTCAAAGCCGGCCTGGAAACCCGTGGCTTCCGCTACGCCAGCGATCCGGAATGGACGCTGCCGATGCTCAACCTCGTGAGCATCCCCGATCGCGTGGACGACGAAGCCGCCGTTCGCAAGCGCCTCCTCCTCGACCACCACCTCGAGATCGGCGGCGGCTTGGGTGCTCTCGCCGGCAAGTGCTGGCGGATCGGTCTGATGGGCCACGGGGCCACGGACGAGGCCGTCGACCGCATCCTCGCGGGGCTCGACGCGGTCCTCTGA